Part of the Lolium rigidum isolate FL_2022 chromosome 6, APGP_CSIRO_Lrig_0.1, whole genome shotgun sequence genome, CCAATTTTCTTTGGGTTAATCAATCGTACGTGCTCGACGGCTCAAGGTATGATGTTTCAACGATGGCTCCGCTGACTCCGCTGGCTGGGATCTCAACACGTAGACTACCGGAAACTAAATACTGTACAGTAAATCTGATCGCATACCATGTTCAATTGCGTTAGCTTCGAGGGGACCGTATATACTTAATCGTAACAGACGAAGACCTGGACATGGGGAATGGTTCGATCGCCAATCCCATGACTCGCCGTGTTACTGGTATGATTCGATCGGCACATAAATTGAAGCCACTCGCATCGCATAAGTGGTAGTACTCTGCATGTGCGTCGACGACTCTACAGTACTTATCTCCCATGTAGTCGTACTCCTACTCCTACCACTAGTCCATGAGTACTGTTCAGATTTCAGAGCTTGAGACTGAGCCAACCATGCATCACTTATCTCAAGCGCAGATCTTAAATACCGACGTGGACATAAAATCGAGCAATATTTTTAACATCTGTCCGTTTGGGTACATATTTTTCCTCCCAAAACGTTTGTATTCATAAAACATAATTCAAAAAGTCCGAAAGAATAGAAAACAACTAAAATAAAATACGGAGTGGATAAAAGCCCTAGGCAACTAAGGTTCATGCCATGGCCTCCAAGTCCTTGTCACCGAAGTCGATGAAGGCCAACAGTGCCCATGGCCAGGGCTAATAAGTCATCGGAGGACGTTCAGCCGTCGGCGTTGGAACAAGCGGTGCTGGTGGAGGAGGCACTTGTGCGGGAGGAGATGGCCTAGGTAACCTGCTCGGCGTCACAGGTCCAAGTCCCACGAGCCAAACGAGTTCCATTTGTACGAGTCCAACATGTAGGCTGGGTCCTCCCGCAAATCGGTGGGAGGATGAACTGGCGGCAATAGATTTCATCACGCCGTTCGCGCTTCTCCCATGGCACAAGCAACATGGGCACCCACCTCAAATTTAGAAGCTAACCTTCAGTGGCCACGGCACGGGGCAGCTTGCATCGTATAGCTCGCGCGTAGTCCACCTGCACGTACCGGcgattccactccttatttcggCCGCACTAAGCTCCTACCTCATGGCCGTTCTTCGTCTTGCGAAAGGGCCAGGACATGCCCATGGTGACGCTTGGTGGTCTGTGGAAACGGCAATGGCTTGGGCAAAATGAGATCCAGGAGGAATATGTAAAATGTGCGCTAGTTGACTCGGCTGTGGCACTAGTGTTGTACTTCTCCAAGGTGTTACTTTTCACGCATGACTGGTGGAtacatcttcttctttttcattcGTGCATCTATATGTGTCTTGATCGACTTAGACTTAACTAAATCATAGTCAGTGGTGTTATTCAAGTTTGGGCTACAACCTAGTTACAATTCATGTGTAACTTATATGCTGTCACGAATCTCGAAGCAAATTCAATAGTCTAGATTCTTTTTCTCGGTTACAACCTAACTATAACTAgggaaatctcagttgcaacctatTTCTGACGAATAAGGTTTATATTGTTTTTGGAAAAGTCaagccaagtaaagtttgaccaaatttttagaaaaatctatcaataaatatgatatttgatACATATCAtacaaaatatatttcatgatgtatgatattgattttgtattttgcatattAATGATTTGCTGTAAAAACTTGGTCAATCTTCACATGGTTCGACTTttgaaaaataatataagcctcgcCATTGGAACGGATATAGTATTACATTTGAGGCGCATGAAAATTTAACAATTGCTTTTTTGTTCTTTGTCAGGCAGCAGCCAGTTTTAATTCTGAATTCATGCATCAGATGTCAGGAATTCAATTtgataaatactccctccatatTCCATAATTTTTATCGTGATTGCAGCTTTAACTTAGACTGAAACTCCCATAAGAGTtataaaacggagggagtattatttagttttcGACGTAGAGAACAGTTCCGACTAGGTAGCTAGTAATATTCGGACCGATTCAGTTGTTCTGATCATGAGTTGCTTGCTTCTCCAGGTTGGCTAGCTACACCCTAGCTAATCCCTATACACACATGCACGCAGACATCGCGGCCGTACACAAAGTCAACGAGAAGGGCCAGAGCAGATTCAACGCTTAACCCATGATGCTGCGTGCGTACATACGTTAACCAAGAAAGAATTAGCACGTCCAGGCTTCGCCAGTCAGACCGATCGATCCACAAGTCAAACTAAAAGCTAGCTAGATCTCCCCATCAGACGTATACGTGCGGGGGAGCTCGATCGCAGCCGCAGAGACTGCCGATCAGGCCGGGGGAGGAACCAACGCGGCGGCAGCGCGGCAGCGACTTGCAGGACACGTTGTGGGCGGCGACGAAGACGGAGACGACGAAGAAGCTGGGCGACGGTGACCGCGGCAACGATCAAGTTTTAATATTGGGGCAGCAGCGAGAAGAGAGCAGCTTGCTTATCTCACTCGATGGAGAGGTTTCTGTCCATGAGGGCGAGGCTGGGTACACGCGTTGACATTGTTTACACGCTGCTGGATATCGATCGGTCGCCCGTAGTATGGACAGGAACCATGAACCTACCCGCCGTGATATAGGTTTAAGAAGAAGAAACCATGACAGCCACAGGGGATTTAGGATTTGGTACACGGAGCAGCAACTGTTAGATTAAACTAAGGTTAGAGAGTCAGAAACTGCAGGCTTCGTCGTCCTTGCTGGTCGTCGCTTCCATTCCACGGATCCTTCTTTATAAGGAGGGGGCGAGGTGCTAGTGCAAGCACAAGGCGTCTCTCTCGCTCAAAGAGCTCTCTTTGCTTCCCCATCTCGTGGCCCGTCGCGatctgttcgtcgagcttattgaTCTGCGATGGACGTAGCAGTCGAGAGGCCGCCGCtggtgaaggaggagaagaaggcggAGACCATGATGGAGGTACGTCTACcatctgttcttgtgttcttccgATCGAGGCTAGCTAGCTCTAGTTCTCTTATTCATCTTTGTTAGTGACCTTAATTTGCATCATGAATTAGTAGGATAGCTTCATGTCGTTGAGCAATTGAACTTAATTAGCTCAATCATTTGGCCTGCAGATACGAACCACACCTCCAATAGTCTTTGAAAGTTTTCCATCCACGCAAAGAGTCGATGCAACCACCAACAAGGTACATCCATGATTTGCACAAGCTAATAACTAGTTGCACATGCACAAGTAAAATTAGGAGCAAAGAATCAAGGTCAATTGCACCAAACTAATACTGTAGCTGGCTAAGATCATCTCTGCACGCGTGGACTCGTCTAAAATATTAATTCTCATTGGCGTGTGTGTGCAGGATGAGAAGCTGGAGGCGACCAAGGCGGAGATGGGGGAGGTGAGGGAGGAGAACGAGCGCCTCAAGACGCTGCTCTCCCACATCGTCAGGGACTACCAGTCGCTCCAGATGCACTTCCAAGAAACCGTCAAGGTCAAACAGCAAGCAGCCGCGGCGGACAAGCTCCCTGCAGTCGCgccggcggaggccgacgtgCCACCTCCTATGGCCGCAGCCGCCGACGACCTCGTCTCCCTCAGCCTCGGCAGCGGCGGTTACGCCCGCTCGAAGGGCGCCGCCCACGAGAggacctcgtcgtcctcgtccggcACCGAGACCGACCAAGACGATCAGCTGTCGCTCGGGCTGAGCAGCCGTCGCTCCAACGAAGGCGACGACAAGCAGGCCAGCCGCccgtccgcggcggcggcgcccttgCTAAACCTGAGCTCCGACAGCAGCGCTGACGACGCCGCCCCGGCACGCCACCCAATATCCACTGCCGCATGCCCGCCGACGTCCAAGGCGCGCAAAAGTCCCAGCGCCGGGGTCGACGGAGCGGACGAGGAGGTTCTCCAGCAGCAGGCCAAGAAGGCTAGGGTTTCCGTCCGCGTCAAATGCGACACCCCCACGGTACGTCTGCACATCCAAAGCATATGTGCACGGTGCACACGTAGAAACAAATTAAAATGCTACATGTGTACAAACAAAGTATTCTCTTTTATCCAATTTAACTTGATTGTAACTTTGAGCTAATGATTTCTGTGTTCACGATGAACAGATGAATGATGGGTGCCAATGGAGGAAGTACGGGCAGAAGATCTCGAAGGGGAACCCGTGTCCGCGCGCGTACTACCGCTGCACCGTGGCGCCATCCTGCCCAGTGAggaagcaggtgcagcggtgcgcCGACGACATGTCCATCCTGATCACGACGTACGAGGGCACGCACAGCCACCCGCTGCCGCCTGCCGCCGCCGCTATGGCGTCTACCACCTCGGCCGCGGCGTCCATGCTTCTTGCCGGCTCTTCATCCTCGTCCCATGGCCACCACCTCCCGTTCGCGTCGACCGGGCTCCTCGGCCCgaccaccatctccaccatcgCGTCCTGTCCCACCGTCACGCTTGACCTCACCGCCCCGCACTCGCTCATGCAGCAACAGTACGCGTCTCCTtacggcgcggtggcggcggggtacgAGTCCAaggcgctgccggcggcgtggAGCAGCGGGTACTTGGCGCCCTATGGCGGGGGACTGCCGTACTATGGTAAGAGCTCCTTGCCGGCGATGGGGCAACATTTTGGCATGGGAATGGCGACGACGAGGCCGGATCAGCTGTACGGCGCCGCCCATTCGTCGTCGTACCTGCAGAGGTCGTCGAGCGTTGGCGTCCATGGCCCGGCAGCACCAGCTCCGGCGGTGACGGACACGATCGCGAAGGCGATCACTTCGGACCCGAGCTTCCAgtcggtgctggcggcggcgatCACATCGTACATGGGGCGAGGCGCGGGTGCGGCGGCGCAGAAGTGATTGATGGGCCTTGACTGGTTGATTTAGATTGGGTTTAGGGCCGTGGACTATTTTGTAAGCTGTTCATTAAATTAGTAGTACTTCGTTTTGGTACTATAAGAATTGGCTTGGGATCGAAATGATGATCGATATAGGGATTAGCTGATGTACAATTGATTGCACATATATGGCACTTGGACGAGTCAACTGTATGTactttgagaaaaaaaaaagttatcaGATCGTATCGTTCCAGCTATGTATGTTTGCTATGTATGTTTTTTcgacaaagagcatatattaatatcggatGTACCAATTACACGTAGCATCTGCAACAATGCATTGTTCTAGCGGCATTACGgatgaaaaaaagaaagaagaattacagaaAAATAAAAGTCCCACTAAGGTGGTTTAATCCTCGAAATAGCAAcacaaacaccaccaagacagcacCATAAGTCCAACATCTTCAAAAGCGGCActttcaagaagggaacagtgcacaagcgctgtcgtcgcccgatcaaatatctgggttttcaccatgaagaaggtcctcgctctcaaaataatgccttcaacaaggtcattgccacgcACAACCAATTATGGCCAGGCATTAGATTtttaccctgaaaggtaagatttTGGTCTTCTCCTCTAcagtcgcccccacttgcatgtCGCTGCTCCAAGTCATGAACCACCAAGACAAAACCTCATCGCCCCAAAGATTGGAACCTCCAGTCCTCAGATCTCGACCTTCATGACATTCTCTGCCAGCACCATGGAACGAAAACGTGCCCCacgatattaacagccagcagagcatcgaagcgctccctctgaaaccaaacagcCAGAGTAAAACACGGGTGCGCACGAACGAATCCCACCTGATCCACCAGTCTCCAGGCATGAATCGCCCATGAAAGATCGCCGACGGAGCCTTTCGGAACCCGTCAGCCAGATCAATGGGGACACACCTCCGATAGATCATCATCTTGATGCAAGTTTGAATCCTAGGATCGCGCCATTATTGTGGCCGAAACCAGCAGCCCCCACACTGCCGTTTGGCTCCCAACGATCGGAGAGATCGGGTTGACCCCTTGCGGCTCAGACGAGCCTAGGGATCAGACCGCACAACGCGATCCCGCCGCCAGAACTTGGCCACGCGCCTGCAACACAGGATCGGCCAACGCCACCACAGGCTGAggtcgcgccgccacctccaGCGAGCAGCGCCGTATGTCCTCCCCCTCCACGCCTCCCTCCCGCGACGGCGAGCGCCACCGTGACGCCGCTTGAACCGCCACCACGCCTCTCTGGATACGGGAACCCCGCGCGATTGGATCCTTCTGGGAGCACCCACCCCACCCGCCTCCTTTGGCAGCCAGGTgtggccgccaccggcggcgacgacgacggtagCGGccgctgacaaggtattaacttgtcaatgcctacggattgtagactagggtttagttagatgtagagggcaagtagatctcgaaggtttcagccgaaaagtactcgacgaatataaaactagggttatgttgacagtaaattcgatcctctctttgtccctcgactcccccttatatcggaggcgaagccgagggattcgtaatacacacgtttacagagtccgggagggtttctaacccatcccgcaagattacaaacggtgactcctattacaactctagctttccttaataatatcttgtgctttcgaatcttcttattcttcgggtgatgggcctacagtaaaccccgggtaccttcttcggcaggcccattgggtatgcctatgtcagtagcccccgagattttacttgaatcgcagagtcagggaaaatctctacctttatatttattcgacagctttaaacttctctatatttcttcatatgaatttctatattgtacagagataatggtaattggggctagttcatctgacggatcgggtactagttaactgctctagtggcaatccgcaaaaacctacttcaagatcacgtccccggacatgatctcgggatactggtgtaaacttcgacaggtgccgcttaaggtcttaccattctgtcgagtcccagttatatttatcgggtacctaacgcatccgttaggatttttcttcgtatctgttgatacggataaaagtagcaaaccgacgtcggagacggcgccacgccactcgaacggatctggggtcttaccttcgcaaagttttgcggcattcagaaattgttcgcaactttggcgttctgagaatatattatcgagtgcttattcggctgttggaatggcacattttattgagtcaacggatgacttatattgctctgccgatgggagtatatgtagagttacttataactcgaaatatactctcttgttcttctatctttctcttttttttttaatattttcatcgggcacgcgaacagcgttcccgatgggagtagcccccgaggctacagccaaggacttgtgcttgggtgtaggctccacgccttatgccgctatattttttcTCTCCCGAAACttccaaatctctcgggtgcgcgaacagcgctcccgatgggagtagcccccgaggctatgagcaaatatttgtatttgatcataggctctcaccatttctattttgtctttctcgaatttttcatttttccagaACAGCCCCTgaacatttgatcaaaaacttataTGTGATCAAAAGCTCTTCAATATCTTGTGTTGTCGCTTTTTATGAAAATGTTGAGTCGAAAATTTTCTTGCtgaagtgacatcattgctgacgataagcATGACCACTATTCCAGGAAATCGCGAGATGTTCTCTctcactgccttgcgggcccaaactttgcatcatattgacacgtcgtgcaagtgggggacacacgtcctccgcttttcctggcgcacgtactgcagTTGCTGCACTTTCTCATCTATATGAATTTAccgtttaccccttgtccacgtgtacaccatctgtggcGTAACTTGTCAATCCAACGGCATGACGGTTcatcgcacccctatataagggcgtcgtcttcctcctttaGTCCTTTCGCTTGCACCGCTCCTCTGTTCTCCTCTGTCACAAATCCTCCCTTGCGCCGCAAAGATCTTGAGCTCAACCATACTCGCACCTTACtccggcgccattgttgatgcctccgcgcagactcaccaggcacagcacgcccgAATCGAAGATGGCGACTGAAGATCTGGCGAACacagagtgggagagatccaaaatctcctcacaagacatcaatctgctgaagaaactggggattagcaagaagcaggacgcgcttcgcttccccagtgaggaaagttatccaacccctccaatggagtaccgggttagttttgtcgaccatcccatccgcggtctttctgcccccatccacaatttcttacggggggtgcttttcatgtatggactgcaacttcaccaccttactcccaattccatcctccatatctccatcttcgtCACACTTTGCGAGGCTTTCctgggagtccagcctaactggactctttggaaacgcattttcttctgtcgccgtaatggctctgccaatgtttcttataacatcggtggcgttgttatctgtgtccgcccCGACGTTGAGTACTTTGATGTCAAGTTCCCagactcagtacaagggtggcgcaaaaaatggttgtacattcatgaggagaatcatggctctgttgaagataatatccctccttttgatggtaccgagaaaatttgccgccgccgttcctgggatgcagaggttaccgacgaagaaaaaacggcgacggagGCCTTGATGACATGCATCCATCAGCTCCAAAACACCCGAGGACAAGAATTATCGGgtgtccaaatcacggcgtacttccttaggatcagggtgcaacctctgcaagcccgaaaaaatcccctttggatgtatgctggcaccGAAGATACAGACCGCTTGTCGACAGATTTATcagtcaaggacttagagaaacttgtccgaaaaatctcgtcgtTGAACAAGAAGGACATCGTTCCTTCGacttgccgtgtgacgccattCAGCGCCACCAACGCACTTCCTCATGTGACATATCTTTGTCCTATGTTTAATTACAAactccttctttttcctctttgGTACTGCTAGTTTTTGAACTGCTATTACTGATACGAATCCATGTCGAAACACTTCTATGTTGTGCAGAACCATGTCACTtcatgacctcttcctccccttcctgaaggtggagatgtcgaagaacgggccgttgtcaccggcgacaaccaaggtacttctcgccttgagagtgatgtcgcaggttctcgaaaatctgcggcatcctctgaaaaagagattGAAACCGAAGCCACCGAATCGACACGCTcttctcttccagctgcttccccaAAGAATAAGAGAAAGAGGGAGAACGTTGTTGATTCCGGCACCTCTGAAGCCGGTGCTGCTCATGGCAAAGGGCCTGCGCTTGATGCTGGAAAGAAAACCTTTGATCCTTACGAGGctgctcttatcagctcgtaagtatTTATGCGCTGTACTTGTTTATTTTTTGATAATGCTTTCCTACGTTCCTTATCTTGGCGCTTTATTTTTGTAGtggcgaggaagatgaagatacacctattgatgcgactgctcgaacgagcacgtcccgtactttagttgtttctaaATCTCGACCTGATGGGGacaaaacttcgcctcctcaacaaaacgtcgagcAGCCACCACCAATTgaaagcccccgagcttcttctccAAAAAGAGCGAGGGTCGAGCCAGCCAAGGAAACTATCCAATTCCCTGGTAGTTCGTCGACACCTTCATTGAATGATGTAAGTTCCACGCCTTTTAATGCTTCCATCTCCTCTTTATTTTTTGCTAGGTGTTGTCAAATTTATTCTGATTATATTGACTTCCATTCTCCCTTGGTTgtctcttcagcctttgatgaaggaatttattcgtctcggtactcaattcatcgggtaccgtgaccataccAAAAACCTAGAAGGTATTTCTATTATTTTCCTCCTCTATGGCATATGTACCATTTATGTCTTGTCATG contains:
- the LOC124668421 gene encoding probable WRKY transcription factor 72 isoform X2, with product MDVAVERPPLVKEEKKAETMMEDEKLEATKAEMGEVREENERLKTLLSHIVRDYQSLQMHFQETVKVKQQAAAADKLPAVAPAEADVPPPMAAAADDLVSLSLGSGGYARSKGAAHERTSSSSSGTETDQDDQLSLGLSSRRSNEGDDKQASRPSAAAAPLLNLSSDSSADDAAPARHPISTAACPPTSKARKSPSAGVDGADEEVLQQQAKKARVSVRVKCDTPTMNDGCQWRKYGQKISKGNPCPRAYYRCTVAPSCPVRKQVQRCADDMSILITTYEGTHSHPLPPAAAAMASTTSAAASMLLAGSSSSSHGHHLPFASTGLLGPTTISTIASCPTVTLDLTAPHSLMQQQYASPYGAVAAGYESKALPAAWSSGYLAPYGGGLPYYGKSSLPAMGQHFGMGMATTRPDQLYGAAHSSSYLQRSSSVGVHGPAAPAPAVTDTIAKAITSDPSFQSVLAAAITSYMGRGAGAAAQK
- the LOC124668421 gene encoding probable WRKY transcription factor 72 isoform X1, translated to MDVAVERPPLVKEEKKAETMMEIRTTPPIVFESFPSTQRVDATTNKDEKLEATKAEMGEVREENERLKTLLSHIVRDYQSLQMHFQETVKVKQQAAAADKLPAVAPAEADVPPPMAAAADDLVSLSLGSGGYARSKGAAHERTSSSSSGTETDQDDQLSLGLSSRRSNEGDDKQASRPSAAAAPLLNLSSDSSADDAAPARHPISTAACPPTSKARKSPSAGVDGADEEVLQQQAKKARVSVRVKCDTPTMNDGCQWRKYGQKISKGNPCPRAYYRCTVAPSCPVRKQVQRCADDMSILITTYEGTHSHPLPPAAAAMASTTSAAASMLLAGSSSSSHGHHLPFASTGLLGPTTISTIASCPTVTLDLTAPHSLMQQQYASPYGAVAAGYESKALPAAWSSGYLAPYGGGLPYYGKSSLPAMGQHFGMGMATTRPDQLYGAAHSSSYLQRSSSVGVHGPAAPAPAVTDTIAKAITSDPSFQSVLAAAITSYMGRGAGAAAQK